A section of the Deinococcus cellulosilyticus NBRC 106333 = KACC 11606 genome encodes:
- a CDS encoding MFS transporter, which translates to MARSELFKIQPFTRYLTGNSISAIGFGMQFIASSWITLELTGKGSSVAWLMVFHALPGLLFSPFAGVLVDRLDQRKLAAITDVARALIVLMIPLLYLTGQLQAWHLYLMEFLIALGDTLFRPATVAMVRRVVPTHLLLQANIYTRTFLQTGMIFGAGLGGFVLAGASPMWAMVVNGISFLISAAFIFSIRFPKAEKTETPQKIQLFSDVKEGLSYIRRNPGLILPYVIISMLWTTPQTLNTLSSVFAKDVLKVGTIGFGLIDAGWAVGSVIGSFLLTRIVQRLGRPRIMVLWVFLLALMVFLHAQSWELYSAIVTTVLMGFFVSINIVYQTQVQEETDYAYQGRVQSTFNTLYSVLVLGIYLFMGYLGESFGPRLAFMLQSGVIVAAGILAIVRFGPAAFGKKTAQVSEQMAEQKI; encoded by the coding sequence CAACTCCATTTCTGCCATTGGTTTTGGCATGCAATTCATTGCCTCAAGCTGGATCACCCTGGAACTCACAGGCAAGGGCTCCAGTGTGGCCTGGCTCATGGTCTTTCACGCCCTGCCCGGTCTGCTGTTCAGTCCTTTTGCAGGCGTGCTGGTGGACCGTCTGGACCAGCGCAAACTTGCGGCCATCACCGATGTGGCCCGTGCCCTGATCGTCCTGATGATCCCCCTCTTGTACCTCACCGGGCAGCTTCAGGCCTGGCACCTGTACCTGATGGAATTCCTGATCGCCCTCGGAGACACCCTGTTCAGGCCTGCCACTGTGGCCATGGTCCGGCGGGTGGTGCCCACACATCTGCTCCTGCAAGCGAACATTTACACCCGCACCTTCCTGCAGACAGGGATGATTTTCGGGGCAGGCCTTGGTGGGTTTGTGCTCGCTGGTGCCTCCCCAATGTGGGCCATGGTGGTGAACGGCATCAGTTTCCTGATCAGTGCCGCTTTCATCTTCAGCATCCGCTTTCCAAAAGCAGAGAAAACAGAAACCCCTCAGAAAATCCAGCTCTTTTCAGACGTCAAAGAAGGACTCTCCTACATCCGCAGGAATCCGGGCCTGATCCTGCCCTACGTGATCATCAGCATGCTGTGGACCACCCCGCAGACCCTCAACACCCTGTCTTCGGTTTTTGCCAAAGACGTGCTGAAAGTCGGAACCATCGGCTTTGGACTCATTGATGCAGGCTGGGCGGTGGGTTCGGTGATCGGGAGTTTCCTGCTGACCCGCATCGTGCAAAGGCTGGGCCGTCCCAGAATCATGGTGCTGTGGGTGTTTCTGCTTGCCCTGATGGTCTTCTTGCACGCCCAGTCCTGGGAACTGTACTCTGCGATTGTCACCACCGTGCTGATGGGGTTTTTCGTGTCCATCAACATCGTGTACCAGACCCAGGTGCAGGAGGAGACCGATTACGCCTACCAGGGCCGCGTGCAGTCCACCTTCAACACCCTGTATTCCGTGCTGGTGCTGGGCATCTACCTGTTCATGGGCTATCTGGGAGAGAGCTTCGGACCCCGACTGGCTTTCATGTTGCAGAGTGGTGTGATTGTCGCCGCAGGCATCCTGGCCATTGTGCGATTTGGTCCAGCCGCTTTTGGCAAAAAAACAGCGCAGGTGTCCGAACAGATGGCCGAACAGAAAATCTGA